In the genome of Cervus elaphus chromosome 5, mCerEla1.1, whole genome shotgun sequence, the window CTAAAAATACATCACTCACCATGAGACTGAGCGGTAAAAGCAAGAAACAGAATGATGTAGACAACATGAtaccatttaaatatattaaaaacacatGTGCACAGGgcgttccctggtggtccagtggcaaagactctgtGCTCATAgtgcaagaggcctgggttcgagccctgttcagggaactagattccagaTGTCACAGCTCAAAGATCTcttgtgctacaactaagagcgCAGCCAGagagacaaagattgaaagaaaaattcaTGCGCACCATGCAACTATACACACTTTGTAACTTCTACAGATAAAAAAAGCATTTGTACACTAGAATTCGTGTGGTAATGGGTGTAAGAATGAAACAGAAAGGAATTCGTGAGTTCATTCAACAAGGGGAGAGCCTTGCCCAAGCCATAATACTGAGGAACTTCAACTAGAGTATGACTCCCTCAACCCTCTGGACTGAGGTGAAAACATTCAAACATCGCTCCCCcgcttttatttttagtttatgttGTTGTTAACAGCTTTAGTGAGATATAAGTCACATGCCACACAATTTGCCTACAGTTCAATGGTTTTCAGTATACTCACAGTTGggtaaccatcaccacaatcaaattTAGATTATTTGTATCACCCCCCACCTAAACCCCTTGTACCCTTTAGTCATTAGCGCCCTAGTTCCTGCCCCCAGCCTGGGAGATCACTAATCATTCTAATCATtctactctctctctccccacagatGCCTACCCATTCTTTAGGTCCACTTTGAACGTGACTTCTTCAGGTATTTTTCGTGGTCAATCTAGCCAGGAATGACCCTTCCTTATTTATTATTACTAAAAatatgagctttttaaaaattatttttatttggttgtgccaggtcttagttgcagcacacaggaggGATCTTGGATTTTctttgcagcatgagggatcttggacagcaaggagattgaaccagtcaatcctaaaggaaatcaaccctgaatattcacaggaaggactgatgctgaagctccaatactttggccacctgatgggaagagccacctcactgggaaagactttgatgctgggagagattgaaggcaggaggagaagaggaggacgACAAAggacaagacggttggatggcatcaccgactcaatggacatgagtttgagcaagctctgggagatggtgaaggacagggaattctggcgtactgcagtccacggggtctcaaagagtcggacaccactcagcaactgaacaatctttagttggggcatgtgaaatcttagttgtgacatgtgggatgtagtttcctgaccagggattgaaccagggtcccctgaactagaagcacagagtcttggccactggaccatcgGAGACGTCCCTACAGATACAAGTTACTAGGACTTAAACGGTGCTTGTCCTTCCCTGTTTCCTATCATAAACCTTGCTTGTACTTCATCTCTCCTGGCAAGAAGCCTGTGCCTGGAGGGCATGGATAGTGTCTTGGCTCCCTTGTGCATCAGGATTTTCTGCAAATAGTAAGTGCTCGACAAATACTGAAAGACTTCGTGGAATTCATTTAGCTCAGTAATCAAAGATTCAAGTTCAAGAATCTTTGACCTTAGATTCTCTTATCCAGTATATTATATACcagaatacatatatacatatatacacacacacacaccaggataTATATTataccaggtggctcagaggcaaagaatccgcctgccaatgcaggagacgtaagagatgcaggtttggtccctgtgttgggaaggtcccctggagggtaacccactccagtattcttacctggagaatcccatggacagaggagcctggcgggctgtagtccatagggtcatatagagttagacgtgacttagcaactgagcatgcactgagCATGCACTGAGCCAGTACACTGGCTATGTCATGTGCCAATCTCATACGCCTCTCTTCTCTATCTTCACCTAAGTCATTGATAAAAAGATTGAAAAGGACAGGACCGAGCATGCGTGCCCAGGGCGTGTCGCGAGAGCTCTGGTGGCGATCCAGTAACTAGTATTCTCTGGATCCAGTAACTAGTATTCTCTGGATCCAGTAACTAGTATTCCACTGTTAACTGGCTGGACCTCTCCAAACTGTACTGTAACTCAGTCCATTGTCTTTTTCCATAAGGATGTCATGAATTACCATGGGGAAAGGGAGTGAAATGAAATGAGGACCAAGGAAGTCTTCCTATTTGATTTGAACTGGATTCGTGAGTTACttgtataatgaaaaataatctctttaaaatatttttaaaaagaaaaaactggtttattaaaaaaaaaaaatgcctcgcCCAAATCAGGATACACATAATATCCACAACATACCTATGACTTATATCTAGTAATGGGATCAAGAGAAATTTATTAGTATAAAACTCATCCTGGCTTCCTAAGTGCTCAATAGTCATCTGTTCTAAAATTCTTCCCATAATTTTTACCATGGCTGCATAGCACTCACTGGTCCGCAGTTTCTGAAGGCAGTACCTCATCTTGCTCTTTGAAAAATAGGAGTTGCCTGATTCACTTTTTAGCACCACAGCCATGCCtcattttcttaagtttactAGCCTACCTCTGCAATGTctcccccaccatcccacccagGATACAATTCATCTGGGGCCTGGAGACTTGAACTCATCTAAAGGTGCGAGCTACTCCCTTTTCACCTACatggtttcaattttctttttccagtgttTATTCTATTTTCTCAGGTTTTAAGGACACTTTCTCTGATTAAGACGACAAATGGCAGTCAGGACTTGTCTCCTGCTCTTCTGCTGTCCCATTAATATCAAGCCTCCACTAAGGGGCAGTGGCCTCATCAGTGTACTTCTTACTCATTTTGTTCTAAACACTGTTACAACATAAAAGCCGCCTTTGGTGTCTTCTGCAAGCCTCAAACCATTCTGAGCCTCCTCCTCTGTAACTCTCCTAAAGAGGCGGCACGGGAATCTGTGTCTTCCCTTTCTActgcttttatgtattttttattttatttattcttcgtTGCTgctctcgggctttctctagttgcggcgagtgggggctactcttccttgtggtgcAAAGACTTCTTGTTCCAGGCCGGCTTCACTAGCTGCGGCTCAAGGGCCCTTGGGctttggctcagtagttgtggcgcatggatttagttgctccacagcatgtggaatcttcctggatcacgcatcaaacacatgtcccctgcattagcaggtgattcttaactactggaccaccagggaaatccctatgcATCTTTAAAACCTGAGCTTATGAGAGAGCTCCCAGGTCAGCAGCCCTCAAAAGAGCTGACTACCTTTTCTAAGTTAgaactattcataatagccaaaaggcaCTTCAAGCAAATGGAAGAAGAGCTACTACCTGAAGAACTAGAACTCAGAATATAAAACCACCCTACCAATGAAATTACCTTATGTTCTCCTTTGGAACTTCAAGCTTTCTTAGGGGCAGTGTAAGAACCAAATTAaatcataataattataaaaaggaCAATGTTAGAGAGAAATACAGGTTACTACGGGAGCACAGAAGATTCACTActtcattgcttttttaaaaacagaggtgAGAAAAAGTAATATATTTGTTTTACCTCATCAAGATCTTTGGTCTCTCTGCCCAattcatcatcatcttcatcagaATCAAGCTCCGGTCCGATGTAATTCCCAAACTCATCATACAAGTCAGTATCCATGGTGCTAAAATTCAACAAGAGAAAAGTTAGATGCTGTGAGGGAACCAAGGCCTCCACCCTAGCCTACGGTTGACCATATCCCTTCACACGCTCTCCTCTCCAGTTACATTAACCCACCAACTGCTCCTCTAAAGCCCTGTACTTTTCCCTCCTCTCTGTCCTACTCCTGTGTCTGTTTACATACACTTTGCCcacttcttcccctcccctccaccagggctccaacccatgccccctgcagtagaagcatggagtcctaaccactggactgccagggaagtcccagcccacttttttttttttaaatactaaaagaattttaattttaaaataatacaggaaATTGCAAAAACAGTGCACATCACTTTTTCCTAAGTTACTTGAGAATAAGTTGCTGACACAATGTCTCATCACCTCCTCAGACTTTAGTGGAGGAGTTGGTAAACTATAGCCTGTGGCCAAATCTGGCTGTTCTCATAACAGCCTGGAGGGTAtgacttttttaatatttttaaacagttggaaaaaaaatcaaaagaacagtATTTCATGATACATGACAATTAGttctatgaaattcaaatttcagtgtctatGAAAACAGCTTTACTGTAACACAGCCATGCCCGTTTTTTTTATAccgtctgtggctgctttcacccTGTAACAGCTGAGTAGCTGCCTCTGAGACTATATGGCCCtcagagcctaaaatatttactatctggcccttaaTAGACGAAGTTTGCTAACCCCAGCTCTTAGTGCATGTGATTCCTACAAACAAGGACATTCTTCTACATAACCACAATACAAccatcaaaatcagaaaatactgACACATTACTACACCTAATCCACAGGTTCCCCATACAAGTTTCAGAAATTGTTCCACTAATGTCCTTCACAGCAAAGGATTCCATGTTTGCACCTGGCTATCATGTCTTTAGTCTCTTTCAATCTGGAACAATCCTTGGCCTTTCCTTGATTTCTATGActtgacacttttgaagattATAGGCTAGTGAGTTTGTACAATGCTCCTGAATTTaagtttgtctgatgtttcctcatgattagagtCAAGttatgctctttttctttttttggtaagaatATCACAGTAGTGAGGCTGTGCTCTTTTCAGTGCAACTCCTAACAAGTGGCatgattttaatttcttccatCAGTGATGTTAACTTAACCACTTGATTATGGTGGTGTCTACCAGGCCTTTCCACTGTATAAAGTTACTTGTTTTCTCTCTGCAGTTAATAAATATATTGTGGGCTGTCTCCACTTGAAGTATTGAAATTCTATTCAAAATAACTGTTCAAAGACCATTTCCTTCAAGTCTTCCTAGAGCCTCAATTTCTCACTCACCTATGATGCTACAGCCTTTCGTGTCTCTATCAGCATTTACTTCTGTCATTAACGGTAGTTAACTGCACTAATTACCCTCAACAACAACTCTACAGCTTACAAGTAATAGACAACAGACTAGAGCATAGGTTTACTGCTCAGGGCTCTGGAACTGGTAGACCTAGATTTGAATCCAAACTTTGTCACTTAATAACTATGATAACTATGTCATTTAAAGTAAGTTATTCACCTCTCCAAGGCTGTTTCTTCAATTGGAAAGTAAAGTGATTCATTTTCATCACATAAAgtgttatgagaattaaacaaAAATAGGCTGTGTAAAGAATTCATCACGATTCCAGGATCAATCAATGTTAGCTGGCATTATGTTTTAGCCATTCTTTTGTCtgttctatttgtattttttagtttaaaaaaaaaaaacttttttggccATTGTTGACTACAGGAAACCTGTGCTCCTTGTGCCCATGTGCCAATGCCCAAGACAGCAGTTCACATAAGTAGGCACTGGATAAATGTTAACTGACCAGAACGTTCAGTTTTGAGATATTGGTATTTCTTCCACAAGGGTAATCCCTCCACCTCCTTCAGTGCCCCTTGTTGAGTGCTGATTGTGGACAAAACAGAGAATTAAGAGCTCCACTACTAATAAGTAAATGTAAATTATCACGGAAACTTTcatatgcatattctttttatttccaaagaGCTATCATCTCTGTGCACATTTCATTCTCCCAAGAAACCCATGAAATGACTGCAGAAATTTCTATACAAGGCTGTTCATGAAATAATCCAAGTCATTTCTGCTTCAGGGCCATTGCACTTACTTTTCTCTTCCAAAATGCTCTTCCCTTGGGCATGTATACCTTGTTCCTTCATCTCACTCAGGTCTCTACTAAAACAGCACCTTCTCTGAGAAACCTTCCCTTGTCACTCTAAAAAActaccccccaacacacactctCCAAAGCctattttcaatgttttattatttttattaacatttatcaTTAGCTGACAAGTATCCATTCGTGTATTTACCCTCACCTCTCCAACTACAGTTTAAGCAAgggctgtttttgttttcatttaaaagggTGCctggaacaaaacagaagcacTTGCTGAATGACGAAATGCATGGCTCCAACAAGGCACAGAGAAGACAGCCGACCTGCCCACAGTTGCACAAAACTAGTGAATTTCGGTACCAAACTTCACTGCAGCTTCCCGCTACAATGCTGGCTCTCAAAGGAACACAGAGTAACGACGGAGGGAGCTTGATAGAGAAGTGAAGGCGGCACAGTTGGAAGAGAGAGTAAGATAGGGGAATAGACACTGCAAGAAAGACCCCTGACCAGGGAAAGGGTTTTATAGACGGACGACACGCAGGGAACCCAGGAATCGGttggctgggggtggaggggggcaggggcgggCTTTCATTCTCTATCCTACTCCACGCTTCAATTTacccatctgtaaagtgaaagtggcATGTAACATACAGCATCTCTGCCAGATCTGACATTTAATTTCTCATTTCACCAGAGCAAGCCTCCCCTGACTCTAACCAACACCACTCACCTCCCGCTGCTCAGCCAAAAATTCCCAGTCGGCCGCTGGAGACCGTGCTTCCGCCCCACGCCGCCTCACCGCCTGCGCCCGCCGTCCGGGAGGACCCCACAGGCGCCGCGGTCGCGTTTCTTCCTGGGAGGGCAGCCCTCTGCCTGTGGACCAGCTCGGAGGAATCCCAGCTGCGGACACAGGAACCTGAGAAGCGAACTGTGGGTCCCCAAACCACGGCGTGGTCTGCTCCAAAGAGAGCGaggcctgagaaggcgtgaattTGATCAGGCGCCTCGGGGCCACCCTGACCGGGGACCTTCGGGACAGTCACGTGGGAGGCTGTTGTAGCAGTTGCTGGGCAACCACAGCTGCTGGGCGTGGTCTACGCTGAGCTAACTTCGTCCGGCAGTATCTGGGCatccccaaagaaagaaaggaaaccgGCTGCTCGGGTGAAGGTCAGGGGGCAGGAGGATTAGATGTTCTAGATTTTCAGTGACTGGGAAAGGCTCAGAACTAGGCAAAAGTCAGGACACCTGAGTTCACTTCCTGGCCAGCCCACCCTACTTCTTGGTCTTTCGCTTACCCATGTTAGGGTGGAGAGTTGGTTTTAGACCTCCTGCTTccatgttggggcttccctgggggctcagacggtgaagaatctgcctgcagtgctagagacctgggtcaggaagatgccctgggggaggaaatggcaacccactccagtattcttgcctgggaaatcccagggactgaggagcttggtggggATGACTTCGCCACGTGATCTTTAGCTAACAGCTCGGAGCACTAGTAGTAAGGTTCAGAAGGGTCTCACAGCGGTAAATGTGGATCCAAGATTAAAATTCGTATAGGTGATCTCCCTATAGAACGAATCAATCAGCCTCAGATACGCAGAAGTTGCAGAAGTACATAGACAGAACTAAAGAGGTTGCCCAAGTACCTAGAGATTTATGCTCCAGCCTTGGGCTGGACAGAGAGATTTGAGTACAGGAATCATTAAGCCCCTTCCCTCTCTTGCGTCTACTTGATTTCCTGCTCAGTCATTGCATCTGGTTTCAGGTGGAAAGTATCTTTCCTCATTAAAGGACATTTAAGGgtgggtgcttccctggtggctcagatcgtaaagaatctgcctgcagtgtgggagacccaggttggatccctggatcaggaacatacactggagaagggaatggcaacccactccagtattcttgcttggagaattcaatggacagagccgcctggtgggctacaatccatggggtctcagctGCGACAGGACAGAACGACTAATACTTAACTTAGCAATGGGTGAATTTTTATCCCTGGGCTCAAGAATAGCTTACAATAGTTCTGATTTTGTGTGAGGGCCTCTATCGCAACTTGTATATAGTGAGTCCTTGTGGAAATGTGAAGGAACTAAATTCTGAAATCGAAATGCTTCCTCTGCCAAAGCAccaatactaaaatatttttagaggcagaataaaaaagaatgaaaaattgctatttaaaacaacatggatggacctagagggtgtTATGCTAAGGTGTTATAGAGTATTACTGGGTATTTTAAGACAGAGAAAGttaaatactgcatgatttcacttatatgcgaaatctaaaaacaaaacaaggaaaacagaaagaTTCACAGATACTGAGAACACACTGGTGGTTGCTACAGGGGAAGGTGGGCGGGGGGGATGGATGAAAtagattaagaggcacaaacttccagccGTAAAATATATTGTTATGAGAATGCAACATACAGAATAGGGAAtaagtcaataatattgtaataactctTAAATtatgacagatggtaactaaacttattgtggtgatcatctggtaatgtatataaatgttgaattactgtgttgtacacctgaaactaatataacatttaaTGTCAAttaaattccaattaaaaaatattttcagaggcAGAGAGCAAAATTAAGATAAGGCACTAAATTGAAAGTCAGGACTGTTTTCGGCGACAACAAATCTTAAGCAAGACCTCACTGTGCGACTCAGCTCCCCTCTGTAAAACAGAGAACTAGATTTTTGTAACACCCCCCAAGATGAGTGATTTGATGTCCAGAGTGCTTTGGGGTCATTTTGTTGGCTGGCAAAGAATCCAGATGCAAACACCCACCGCCCCCCCATCCCTGATGTTCGTCTTCTGTTTGACGTTCATTTCCTTTGCCTTGCTAGGCAGgggccatgaaaaggaatgatatCATCAACTTCAAGGCTTTGGAGAAAGAGCTGCAGGCTGCACTCGCTGCTGATGAGAAGTACAAACGGGAGAATGCTGCCAAGTTACGGGCAGTGGAACAGAAGGTAGCTTCCTATGAGGAATTCAGGTCAGCCTAATGCCATTTTTCTCAGGCTCTCCTGTTCTGGTTTACTATAGTGGATAAGAGCATACACCTGGCGTCAGACCATTCTGGGCTGTCTTAGCCCTACCTTCTGCTACCTGTGTGATCTTATGCAAATTATTTTCCCTATCTGAGCCactcttcctcatctgtaagaaaaAGTAACCATTGTCATGATTAAACGTTATTGCACATAAAATTCTGAGCACAATACCTAACACATGGGAAGTGCTCAAAAGTTATCAGTtacttttgctgttgttatttttcttatatggGCTTGCCAACAGGTCCAGCCTGTTTTCATGCAGAGTCCAGCCACTTCATACTTACAGGCAGCATAAGGTCCATCCCCTAATCTCTGGCCTTTGCCCATAGGGGTATCGTCCTTGCATCACATCTGAAGCCACTGGAACGGAAGGACAAGATGGGAGGAAAGAGGCCTGTGCCCTGGAACTGTCACACTAGTCAGGGAAGGCCCTCCCAGGATGAAACCACTGAAATCTCCCTGGTAGGTGAGGCCCAGCAGGAGTCTCTGCCCTCACGCTCCCATCCTGTCTTCTTACAACACATATGTTTTCCTTGTGTCTCATGTAAACCCAACAGAAGCAAACCTTCTCCCTCcaattccagaaagaaaagcaaccAGTGGGTGATGAGGCCAAAACCTACCAGATCAAGTCAGAAATGTGGACTTGACAGGCCCCTGTCCATCAGCCCTTGGCTTGCATTCCCAGATCAGATTTGGGGTGTCCTGCCTTGGGTCAGATGGTAGAGAGTCTGATCCTCTGGCAGGGTTAGGAAGGAGATACAGCCTGTCAGATCCTGAACACTtgagttcttttttctcctcctgaagTTTCCAAatacctcccacccccaccctgctcaGAGTGAAGTCTGACTTACTCTTGTAGAACAGGGCTATGTCCACACTCATCAGTAGGAAAGTCCTGGTACAGCTGAGAATCTCACATCATGGCCTGCATTTTCTCCTCTTGGgaccctcccttcccatcccatcccctgtTCCTTCATCTGAAAATGAGGCCCACAAGGACTGTGGCCTTGCCAGTGCTCAGAGACCAATACCAGAGCTGAAAACCCATGGGTTGCCCTCACTCTCGCTGTCATAGAGCAGCTGGAAGAGCTCTGGactctctttccccttcctttgCGATCCAGGAGAAAACGCTCTTCCAGCCTGAGACCTCAGCCGAGTTCTACCGCGACTGGCGGCGACACTTGCGCAGTGGGCCAGAGCGCTACGAGGCCCTGCTGCAGCTCGGGGGTCTGAAGCTGGGCCGCCTCTTCCAGATGGACGTGGGGTTTGGACTTCTAGGGGAGATGCTGGTGGTGCTGGCCGATCACGTGAGGCCTGCTGATCGCTGGGCGGTGCTGGGGATCCTGCACAGCCTGGCCAACACCGGGCGCTTCACCCTGAACCTGAGCCTGATGAGCTGTGCGGAGAGAGAGAGCTGCAGAGCCTTATTTCAGAAGTTGCAGGCCATGGGCACCCCCAGCCTGGAGGAGCAAGGTCTAGGGGAGCAGCCGGGTGGGCTTCAGGAGGAGGAAAGTCTGCTGCAAGAGCTGCTGATGCTATACCAGATGGATTGATGGGACCATTTACCTTCAGAGGCCCCCAGTGGTCATCAGAGGCATTTTTTGATGGTCTTGGGGGCTCTGCAGGACTCTAATCAGAAGCCCACACCTGATTCCCTTTTGGATTTAGAATTTTCACAACCAAAGCAGGAACTGAATTTTCCCTTTTCCCCAGCCCCTTGGGGGCTTCATATTCTGAACTTTGTAGATCCACAGGATGGTCAAGGGCCAAGCTGAAAGATTTTTTGCTTCCCACCCTTAGAGTCTGCCAGTGTGCTAGCCCATGGCCCTGAGATATGGGTGAGCACCCAACCAAACACTGGTACCACCCATTGCAGCCTCCACtcaaaacaaggaaaaa includes:
- the CCDC103 gene encoding coiled-coil domain-containing protein 103, translated to MKRNDIINFKALEKELQAALAADEKYKRENAAKLRAVEQKVASYEEFRGIVLASHLKPLERKDKMGGKRPVPWNCHTSQGRPSQDETTEISLEKTLFQPETSAEFYRDWRRHLRSGPERYEALLQLGGLKLGRLFQMDVGFGLLGEMLVVLADHVRPADRWAVLGILHSLANTGRFTLNLSLMSCAERESCRALFQKLQAMGTPSLEEQGLGEQPGGLQEEESLLQELLMLYQMD